In Streptomyces sp. NBC_01260, a genomic segment contains:
- a CDS encoding AfsR/SARP family transcriptional regulator: MTEFHALGPVEVLVSGRLVEPGAPKQRALLALLVSQAGRTVTTDVILEALWEGDPPPSAMTSLQAYVAKLRKILEPGRAPRTPATVLRTCPGGYLLESGDADIDVHRFVAHAEAGRRARDRGDLRQAMREFDAGLALWRGRPFAEVSGVSCVVPEVARLEEVQLSVVEMRCEMLLALGAHEVAVAELRAFVQSHPLREYGCELLSLALYRAGRQADALQVLRSVRASLSEELGVDPTVRLQHLTQRILNQDPDLDWRPVSAHPTRAVVEGARGSLRRHTAVLPSAGGTAEDVFVGREGAIRQLTEALAAAEACRGQVVMVTGEPGAGKTSLLRRFADRSGVPVFSGTCAEHLTAPPLAPWAQILRAARAGFPHRPVPEAVAELLDDAARQPAADIPQLFDAIGRYLTGLSRTGALVVTLDHAHRADPDSLRMAVHLARCVPRSRLLVIVSCRSDEVQVLADPLTAPSGEQPPQIELRGLTPRDTGALAGAIIGSDIGAPTVEGLCERSGGNPFLLREMIKLLVGEQRPDDFPAAPVPDPVREVVLRRIEQLPRPSAELLAVAAVAGRHFDIEVVADVASVEIDTALAVLDSAIAAGLVDEDERRLGWFRFTDAVVARALYETTGRMRRGRLRLRIEAAAGRTWAKERPAVERAPAATFPRT; the protein is encoded by the coding sequence ATGACGGAATTCCATGCGCTGGGCCCGGTGGAGGTACTGGTTTCCGGGCGACTGGTGGAGCCGGGGGCGCCCAAGCAACGCGCACTTCTCGCTCTGCTGGTGAGCCAGGCGGGCCGGACCGTGACGACGGACGTCATTCTCGAAGCCCTCTGGGAGGGTGACCCGCCGCCGTCGGCGATGACGTCGCTGCAGGCGTACGTGGCCAAACTGCGCAAGATCCTGGAACCGGGCCGCGCGCCGAGAACACCGGCGACGGTCCTGCGGACGTGTCCCGGTGGCTATCTGCTGGAATCCGGGGACGCCGACATCGACGTGCACCGGTTCGTCGCGCACGCCGAGGCGGGCAGGCGGGCTCGGGACCGTGGGGATCTGCGCCAGGCGATGCGCGAGTTCGACGCGGGGCTCGCGCTGTGGCGAGGCCGGCCCTTCGCGGAGGTGAGCGGTGTCTCCTGTGTCGTGCCCGAGGTGGCGCGGCTCGAGGAGGTGCAGCTGTCCGTCGTGGAGATGCGCTGCGAGATGCTGCTGGCCCTGGGCGCCCATGAAGTGGCCGTGGCCGAACTGAGGGCCTTCGTGCAGTCCCACCCGTTGCGGGAGTACGGCTGCGAACTGCTGAGCCTGGCCCTCTACCGGGCGGGACGGCAGGCCGACGCACTCCAGGTGCTTCGGTCCGTCCGGGCCAGCCTGTCCGAGGAGCTGGGAGTCGACCCCACTGTGCGGCTGCAGCACTTGACACAGCGGATTCTGAACCAGGACCCCGACCTGGACTGGCGTCCGGTATCGGCACACCCGACGCGTGCGGTCGTCGAGGGGGCCCGGGGGTCGCTCCGGCGTCACACCGCCGTTCTGCCGTCGGCGGGCGGCACCGCCGAGGACGTCTTCGTCGGCCGCGAGGGAGCGATCAGGCAACTGACCGAGGCCCTGGCCGCGGCGGAGGCGTGCCGCGGCCAGGTGGTGATGGTGACCGGGGAACCGGGGGCCGGGAAGACCAGCCTGCTGCGGCGGTTCGCCGACCGGTCGGGCGTGCCGGTGTTCTCGGGCACCTGCGCCGAGCACCTCACCGCACCGCCGCTCGCGCCGTGGGCGCAGATCCTCCGCGCGGCCCGTGCAGGCTTCCCGCACCGGCCGGTGCCGGAAGCGGTGGCCGAGCTGCTGGACGATGCCGCCCGGCAGCCGGCTGCCGATATCCCACAACTGTTCGACGCCATCGGCCGGTACCTGACCGGTCTGTCCAGGACCGGAGCACTGGTTGTGACCCTCGACCACGCGCACCGGGCCGACCCGGACTCCCTGCGGATGGCGGTCCATCTGGCGCGGTGCGTGCCCAGGAGCCGGCTCCTGGTGATCGTGTCCTGCCGCTCCGACGAGGTGCAGGTCCTGGCCGACCCCCTGACGGCGCCGTCCGGTGAGCAGCCGCCGCAGATCGAACTGCGGGGCCTGACGCCCCGGGACACCGGGGCCCTGGCCGGTGCGATCATCGGCAGCGACATCGGCGCACCCACCGTGGAGGGGTTGTGCGAGAGGTCCGGCGGAAACCCGTTCCTGCTGCGCGAGATGATCAAACTCCTTGTGGGCGAGCAGCGCCCGGACGACTTCCCCGCGGCGCCGGTCCCCGACCCTGTCCGCGAGGTGGTGCTGCGCCGCATCGAACAACTGCCCAGGCCTTCGGCCGAGCTGCTGGCCGTGGCGGCCGTCGCAGGCCGGCACTTCGACATCGAGGTCGTCGCGGACGTGGCGTCGGTCGAGATCGATACGGCGCTCGCGGTGCTCGACAGCGCGATCGCGGCGGGCCTGGTCGACGAGGACGAACGACGCCTCGGCTGGTTCCGCTTCACCGACGCCGTGGTGGCCAGGGCGCTGTACGAGACCACGGGGCGGATGCGCCGCGGACGGCTCAGGCTGCGGATCGAAGCGGCGGCCGGCCGGACCTGGGCGAAGGAGCGGCCGGCGGTCGAACGGGCCCCGGCCGCGACCTTCCCGCGGACATGA
- a CDS encoding methyltransferase: MTAHATLARFREYMVGPARFMNLLSCFELGLIDELREHPGTSAVELGVAVGARPDAVEQLLNLPVKEGFVAYDEASGTYRLDALADVADVDLDRVLAFMGKIKATTLRQLYYLTESVRSGSVVGLKELYGFDGDLYGAMAVHEDLRAPWSKLMDSVTDRIDPWFFGNVDIPAGSQVLDLAGHTGLGAIHTHRFKGSPGMRVATFDLPDKREECLRNFREHGVDGISSFIGGDVFEAVPPGFDVVLIKHFLNMFDRDDVLKILNNVHASLAPGGQVHILGPIYTENIKDSWSVDYYPSFFLGCATGQGGPQKMSTFRAWLEEAGFTVTREIAQDPAELPPDALPLQGILSATKNG; the protein is encoded by the coding sequence ATGACTGCACACGCCACGCTCGCCCGGTTCCGCGAGTACATGGTGGGGCCCGCACGGTTCATGAACCTGCTGTCCTGCTTCGAACTCGGTCTGATCGACGAGCTCCGGGAGCACCCCGGGACGAGCGCAGTCGAGCTCGGTGTCGCTGTCGGGGCCAGGCCGGACGCGGTGGAACAACTGCTGAACCTGCCGGTCAAGGAGGGCTTCGTCGCCTATGACGAGGCGTCGGGAACGTACCGCCTCGACGCGCTCGCGGACGTCGCCGACGTCGACCTCGACCGCGTGCTCGCCTTCATGGGCAAGATCAAGGCCACCACGCTGCGGCAGCTGTACTACCTCACCGAGAGCGTGCGCAGCGGCAGCGTCGTCGGGCTGAAGGAGCTCTACGGATTCGACGGGGACCTGTACGGCGCGATGGCCGTGCACGAGGACCTGCGCGCGCCGTGGTCGAAGCTGATGGACTCGGTCACCGACCGCATCGACCCCTGGTTCTTCGGCAACGTCGACATCCCGGCCGGCTCGCAGGTGCTCGACCTAGCGGGCCACACCGGTCTCGGCGCGATCCACACCCACCGGTTCAAAGGCTCACCCGGAATGCGGGTGGCCACCTTCGACCTGCCGGACAAGCGCGAGGAATGCCTGCGCAACTTCCGGGAGCACGGCGTGGACGGCATCTCGTCGTTCATCGGCGGAGACGTCTTCGAAGCCGTCCCCCCGGGGTTCGACGTCGTCCTGATCAAGCACTTCCTGAACATGTTCGACAGGGACGACGTGCTCAAGATCCTCAACAACGTTCACGCGTCGCTCGCCCCGGGCGGGCAGGTCCACATCCTGGGGCCGATATACACCGAGAACATCAAGGACTCCTGGAGCGTCGACTACTACCCGTCCTTCTTCCTCGGCTGCGCCACCGGCCAGGGCGGACCCCAGAAGATGTCGACGTTCCGTGCCTGGCTGGAGGAGGCGGGCTTCACGGTCACCCGGGAGATCGCCCAGGACCCGGCCGAACTGCCCCCGGACGCACTGCCGTTGCAGGGCATCCTCAGTGCGACGAAGAACGGCTGA
- a CDS encoding NADP-dependent oxidoreductase — MKAVRFHSYGDPDVLVHEEADRPRAGAGQVVLKVAGAGVNPVDASLRAGYVREVFKPSMPHVPCYDVAGVVTEVGDGVSDWSVGDAVVGWLPIDGPGAAAEYAVAPAQALTPAPRTVEPADAAALPSVALTAWQALFEHVGLTAGQSILVNGAGGAVGGYAVQLAAQAGASVTATASAGSRDRVQAYGAERIIDYTATPLPEALAGERFDVVLNLVFLAPPELARLLDLVVDGGAFADTVPPGLTETARGVRILPVFGRSDAAQLADLVAKVDAGDLKIHVAQRRPLAELRTVHEELAAQKLPGKTVLIP, encoded by the coding sequence ATGAAGGCAGTGCGTTTTCATTCCTACGGCGACCCCGACGTTCTGGTCCACGAGGAGGCGGACCGTCCCCGGGCCGGTGCGGGCCAGGTCGTGCTGAAGGTCGCGGGGGCGGGGGTGAACCCCGTCGACGCCTCCCTGCGTGCGGGGTACGTCAGGGAGGTGTTCAAGCCCTCCATGCCGCACGTGCCGTGCTATGACGTCGCCGGTGTCGTCACCGAGGTCGGCGACGGGGTGAGCGACTGGAGCGTGGGCGACGCCGTGGTGGGCTGGCTGCCGATCGACGGGCCCGGCGCCGCCGCCGAGTACGCCGTGGCACCCGCGCAGGCGCTGACGCCCGCCCCGCGCACGGTGGAGCCGGCCGACGCCGCCGCGCTGCCGTCCGTCGCGCTGACCGCATGGCAGGCGCTGTTCGAGCACGTCGGGCTGACGGCGGGGCAGAGCATCCTCGTCAACGGCGCGGGCGGCGCGGTCGGCGGGTACGCCGTGCAGCTCGCGGCACAGGCCGGCGCGTCGGTGACGGCGACGGCCAGTGCCGGCAGCCGGGACCGTGTCCAGGCCTACGGGGCCGAGCGGATCATCGACTACACCGCCACTCCGCTTCCGGAGGCGCTGGCCGGAGAACGGTTCGACGTGGTGCTGAATCTGGTGTTCCTCGCCCCGCCGGAGCTCGCCCGGCTGCTGGACCTGGTCGTGGACGGCGGCGCCTTCGCCGACACCGTTCCCCCGGGCCTGACGGAGACCGCGCGCGGGGTGCGCATCCTCCCGGTCTTCGGGCGCAGCGACGCCGCACAGCTCGCCGACCTGGTCGCCAAGGTGGACGCCGGTGACCTGAAGATCCACGTGGCCCAGCGGCGTCCGCTGGCCGAGCTGCGCACCGTGCACGAGGAGCTGGCCGCTCAGAAGCTTCCCGGCAAGACCGTCCTGATCCCCTGA
- a CDS encoding cytochrome P450 family protein, producing the protein MTDTTISQVSQPLFAIDPSGADRHGEAALMRKIGPVVHAVLPGGVRMWVVTDYTLLAELTADPRVGRDWRNWEALRRGEIPDDWPLLSMIRLNNLMARDGTEHRRLRRPLTRAFTRARVERMGPRIDQIVATMLDDLPRQTGSDGTVDLRRHYAYPFPMQVICELIGVPEAWWSRFRALIDTVIRADTTAEQFLASQQERHELFQRLFAMRRAAPTDDLTSALLAARGDEDDDAFTDEELEDTLWTLIGAGHETSISLIVNATRALLTHPDQLAMVRDGGTAVWNEVVEETLRWDSPVGNFPARFPTEDITVAGVTIPKGDAILAPWSGVNRDPRQYGEGADRFDITRTVKRHMAFGSGPHVCIGPALARFEAMAALPPLFARYPELHLAVDPADLTPVPSLFSNSVMGLPVHLGPRKR; encoded by the coding sequence ATGACCGACACGACGATCAGTCAGGTATCCCAGCCGCTCTTTGCCATCGACCCGTCGGGTGCCGACCGTCATGGCGAGGCGGCCCTGATGCGCAAGATCGGCCCGGTCGTCCACGCCGTGCTGCCCGGTGGCGTCCGCATGTGGGTGGTCACCGACTACACGCTGCTCGCCGAGCTCACCGCCGACCCGAGGGTGGGGCGGGACTGGCGCAACTGGGAGGCCCTGCGCCGTGGCGAGATCCCCGACGACTGGCCGCTGCTCAGCATGATCCGGCTGAATAATCTGATGGCCCGGGACGGCACCGAGCACCGGCGGCTGCGCCGCCCGCTGACCCGCGCCTTCACCCGGGCCCGGGTCGAGCGCATGGGCCCGCGCATCGACCAGATCGTGGCCACGATGCTGGACGACCTGCCCCGGCAGACCGGTTCCGACGGCACGGTCGATCTGCGACGGCACTACGCCTACCCGTTCCCCATGCAGGTGATCTGCGAGCTCATCGGGGTGCCCGAGGCGTGGTGGTCGCGGTTCCGCGCGCTCATCGATACCGTGATACGCGCCGACACGACCGCGGAGCAGTTTCTCGCCTCCCAACAGGAGCGGCACGAACTGTTCCAGCGCCTGTTCGCGATGCGACGCGCGGCGCCGACGGACGATCTGACCAGCGCGCTGCTCGCCGCCCGCGGCGACGAGGACGACGACGCGTTCACCGACGAGGAGCTCGAGGACACGCTGTGGACGCTCATCGGCGCCGGCCACGAGACGTCGATCAGCCTGATCGTCAACGCGACGCGCGCCCTGCTGACCCACCCCGACCAGCTGGCGATGGTCCGCGACGGCGGCACCGCCGTCTGGAACGAGGTCGTCGAGGAGACCCTGCGCTGGGACTCCCCGGTGGGCAACTTCCCGGCCCGGTTCCCGACCGAGGACATCACGGTGGCCGGCGTCACCATCCCCAAGGGGGACGCCATCCTAGCGCCCTGGAGCGGCGTCAATCGTGACCCCCGGCAGTACGGCGAGGGCGCCGACCGGTTCGACATCACCCGGACGGTCAAACGGCACATGGCGTTCGGCAGCGGGCCGCACGTCTGCATCGGCCCCGCCCTGGCCCGGTTCGAGGCGATGGCCGCGCTGCCCCCGCTGTTCGCCCGCTACCCCGAGCTCCACCTCGCCGTCGACCCCGCCGATCTGACCCCGGTCCCGTCGCTCTTCTCCAACTCCGTGATGGGCCTGCCCGTGCACCTCGGCCCGAGGAAGCGCTGA
- a CDS encoding FAD-binding oxidoreductase translates to MSTSGEENRRTTGFDGEAVEALATRVMGPVLTPADEAYEAECSGNQIARSHRPEILVGAVGPADVQQAVKFAHCHGLPVAVQGTGHALAAVAAEGGVLINTSRMTGVRVNARERTAWVAAGVRWDQVIHEAASAGLAPLAGSAPSVGVVSYTLGGGLGLLSRRYGYAADHVRGIDVVTADGRLRQVTAASDPDLFWALRGGRDNFGVVTGIEIDLMPVPTLYGGGLFFDYASAREVLEAYVRWTADLPDEMTSSLAVISFPDVPMLPPPLRGRHVLHIRIAYSADDLGPGKDLVAPLRALGPFNDTVRELPYAEVGTIHNDPPGAGSFDSATTLLGELDANAVGAFLELVGPHAPVPHVVELRHLGGRLARPADVSNSVGNRDAQYLVNVVSRLERADLADIQPAHERLIGALAPWSTGGRALTFLNGQRDSEYVRSAYDSEDYRRLTEIKAAHDPENLFRLNHNIPPTTSGGDGS, encoded by the coding sequence ATGAGCACTTCGGGCGAGGAGAACCGCAGGACCACCGGCTTCGACGGTGAGGCTGTCGAAGCCTTAGCCACGCGGGTGATGGGGCCGGTTCTGACACCCGCGGACGAGGCGTACGAAGCGGAGTGCTCCGGCAACCAGATCGCGCGTTCGCACCGGCCCGAGATCCTGGTGGGCGCGGTCGGCCCCGCCGATGTGCAGCAGGCCGTGAAGTTCGCTCACTGCCACGGGCTGCCGGTCGCGGTACAGGGCACCGGGCACGCGCTGGCGGCCGTCGCCGCCGAGGGCGGCGTCCTCATCAACACGTCCCGGATGACCGGCGTCCGGGTGAACGCGCGGGAGCGCACCGCCTGGGTGGCCGCCGGAGTGCGCTGGGACCAGGTGATCCACGAGGCGGCGTCGGCCGGCCTCGCGCCGCTGGCCGGTTCGGCCCCGTCGGTCGGCGTGGTGTCGTACACCCTGGGCGGCGGCCTCGGACTGCTGTCGCGGCGGTACGGATACGCCGCCGACCACGTACGCGGCATCGACGTCGTCACGGCGGACGGGCGGCTGCGGCAGGTCACGGCGGCGTCGGACCCGGACCTCTTCTGGGCGCTGCGCGGCGGCCGGGACAACTTCGGTGTGGTCACCGGGATCGAGATCGACCTCATGCCGGTCCCGACGCTCTACGGCGGCGGCCTGTTCTTCGACTACGCGTCTGCCCGCGAGGTGCTGGAGGCGTACGTACGCTGGACGGCCGACCTGCCCGACGAGATGACCTCCTCGCTCGCGGTGATCTCCTTCCCCGACGTGCCGATGCTCCCGCCGCCGCTGCGCGGCCGACATGTGCTGCACATCCGTATCGCCTACTCGGCGGACGACCTCGGCCCAGGCAAGGACCTGGTGGCGCCGCTGCGGGCGCTGGGCCCCTTCAACGACACCGTCCGTGAGCTGCCCTACGCCGAGGTCGGCACGATCCACAACGACCCGCCCGGCGCGGGCTCCTTCGATTCGGCCACGACGCTGCTCGGCGAGCTCGACGCCAACGCGGTGGGCGCCTTCCTGGAGCTGGTCGGACCGCACGCGCCGGTGCCGCACGTCGTCGAACTGCGCCACCTGGGCGGCCGGCTCGCCCGCCCCGCCGACGTCTCGAACTCGGTCGGCAACCGCGACGCGCAGTACCTGGTGAACGTGGTGTCGCGGCTGGAGCGCGCCGACCTCGCCGACATCCAGCCCGCGCACGAGCGCCTGATCGGCGCGCTCGCGCCGTGGAGTACCGGGGGCAGGGCCCTGACCTTCCTGAACGGACAGCGGGACAGCGAGTACGTGCGTTCCGCGTACGATTCCGAGGACTACCGGCGTCTCACCGAGATCAAGGCCGCCCACGACCCGGAGAACCTCTTCCGGCTCAACCACAACATCCCGCCGACCACGTCCGGCGGCGACGGCAGCTGA
- a CDS encoding MarR family winged helix-turn-helix transcriptional regulator, with the protein MTTRPEKPYERQVPLPTLLAQAKDLTIDQLHRQLHEEGYEGVRFRHGSVFRFVDPEGTRLTVLADRSGFSKQAIAEVVDELERFGYLERTADPRDRRAKLIHLTERGRAAQLAAARILGDMERMWARHFGRDGIDMMRRMLEDIITRRIE; encoded by the coding sequence ATGACCACGCGGCCGGAAAAGCCGTACGAGCGCCAGGTGCCGCTGCCCACCCTGCTCGCACAGGCCAAGGACCTCACCATCGACCAGCTCCATCGACAGCTGCACGAGGAGGGGTACGAGGGAGTCCGGTTCCGGCACGGCTCCGTCTTCCGGTTCGTCGACCCGGAGGGCACCCGGCTCACTGTGCTGGCCGACCGCTCCGGGTTCAGCAAGCAGGCCATTGCCGAAGTGGTCGACGAACTCGAACGGTTCGGCTACCTCGAGCGGACCGCGGACCCGCGCGACCGCCGGGCCAAGCTGATCCACCTGACCGAACGGGGCCGGGCGGCCCAGCTCGCCGCCGCCCGGATCCTCGGGGACATGGAACGGATGTGGGCCCGGCACTTCGGCCGGGACGGGATCGACATGATGCGACGGATGCTGGAGGACATCATCACACGCCGGATCGAATAG
- a CDS encoding condensation domain-containing protein — translation MNAPSALKDDDTGELVSMSRVLSPGERWYWIIDQLSTLNICAHVRIKGELSARELRSALGALQDRHPQLRTAIAQTTPGQAGDGPRFVPADRPIPLREVRLTSPDDKRWVSEVDGHELTEPLDWRSGPLARAVLISGPEQTHDLLLTVPHCIADGTTALSLLRRWVRLAAATPAPGRTTAAPGPAPEPFETLFPERFRVGAPALSEAPAADEADTAAAPEVVSRLEPERFVPFDRRRTRMLHRSLTSDVLDELTLACKREGATLHGLLAAALVCAVADDAGAAPLAPFAVGSPVALRDELRRPVSEDEVGCFVSALHSVVRQQPEDLWSMARFIKNDITARKQLGEQYAVFSLLAAQGPTGVVDCEPFVRHFEEHGPFNFFVSNIGRFEFPDELGDWQLSEAQFVGGISVVGYFGSSVTTSHGQLSWNFTYIDGAVSRERAERIVDDTVARVIAAGE, via the coding sequence ATGAACGCACCGAGTGCTCTGAAGGACGACGACACCGGCGAACTCGTTTCCATGTCACGCGTGTTGAGCCCGGGGGAACGCTGGTACTGGATCATCGACCAGCTCTCCACGCTCAACATCTGCGCCCACGTCCGTATCAAGGGCGAGCTCTCGGCCCGGGAGCTGCGCTCCGCGCTCGGCGCGCTGCAGGACCGGCATCCGCAGCTGCGTACGGCCATAGCGCAGACCACGCCCGGACAGGCCGGTGACGGTCCGCGGTTCGTACCGGCCGACCGGCCGATCCCGCTGCGCGAGGTGCGCCTGACCAGTCCCGATGACAAGCGGTGGGTGAGCGAAGTGGACGGCCACGAGCTGACCGAGCCCCTTGACTGGCGGTCCGGCCCGCTGGCCCGCGCCGTCCTCATCAGCGGGCCGGAGCAGACCCACGACCTCCTCCTCACCGTCCCGCACTGCATCGCGGACGGCACCACCGCGCTCTCCCTGCTGCGCAGGTGGGTCCGGCTCGCCGCCGCGACGCCGGCCCCCGGCCGGACCACCGCCGCGCCCGGGCCCGCACCCGAGCCGTTCGAGACCCTCTTCCCGGAGCGCTTTCGGGTCGGAGCCCCCGCGCTGTCCGAGGCACCGGCGGCCGACGAGGCGGACACCGCGGCGGCCCCGGAGGTCGTGAGCCGGCTGGAGCCGGAGCGGTTCGTGCCCTTCGACCGGCGTCGCACACGGATGCTGCACCGGTCGCTGACCAGTGACGTGCTGGACGAGCTCACGCTCGCGTGCAAGCGGGAAGGGGCCACGCTGCACGGTCTGCTGGCCGCGGCGCTGGTCTGTGCGGTGGCCGACGATGCCGGGGCCGCGCCGCTCGCGCCCTTCGCGGTCGGCTCCCCGGTCGCCCTGCGCGACGAGCTGCGGCGCCCGGTGTCCGAGGACGAGGTCGGCTGCTTCGTGTCAGCGCTGCACTCGGTGGTGCGCCAGCAGCCCGAGGACCTGTGGTCGATGGCCCGGTTCATCAAAAACGACATCACCGCGCGCAAGCAGCTCGGCGAACAGTACGCGGTGTTCAGCCTGCTCGCGGCCCAGGGGCCGACCGGCGTCGTCGACTGCGAACCCTTCGTGCGCCACTTCGAGGAGCACGGGCCCTTCAACTTCTTCGTGTCCAACATCGGGCGGTTCGAGTTCCCCGATGAACTCGGCGACTGGCAGCTGTCCGAGGCGCAGTTCGTGGGCGGGATCTCCGTCGTCGGCTACTTCGGGTCCTCGGTGACCACCAGCCACGGGCAGCTCTCGTGGAACTTCACCTACATCGACGGGGCCGTCTCCCGGGAGCGCGCCGAGCGCATCGTCGACGACACCGTGGCACGGGTGATCGCGGCGGGGGAGTAG
- a CDS encoding O-methyltransferase has protein sequence MSSTLESDAVAATLNRLLAAEDEQDLAAEWAAAGVDLGGEFPVGMGAAEMAERTKDIIMSVSREGGRLLYLLTRAVRARTVVEFGTSFGISTLYLAAAVRDNDGGQVITTELQQDKARKAKENFAAAGLGDLVDLRLGDARETLRELPGPVDLLLLDGWLDLRLPILQVVEPRLRPGALVVVDDVDLDIGRGVYEEFRDYINDPANGYLSITLPVHQGVQLALKLG, from the coding sequence ATGTCTTCCACCTTGGAATCGGACGCTGTCGCGGCAACCCTGAACCGGCTGCTGGCAGCAGAGGACGAGCAGGATCTGGCGGCCGAGTGGGCGGCGGCCGGCGTAGATCTGGGCGGTGAATTTCCCGTCGGGATGGGCGCCGCCGAGATGGCGGAACGCACGAAGGACATCATCATGTCCGTGTCCAGGGAGGGCGGGCGTCTGCTCTACCTGCTCACCAGGGCCGTCAGGGCACGCACCGTCGTCGAGTTCGGCACCTCCTTCGGGATCTCGACGCTCTATCTGGCGGCGGCGGTGCGCGACAACGACGGCGGTCAGGTGATCACGACCGAGCTGCAACAGGACAAGGCGCGCAAGGCGAAGGAGAACTTCGCCGCCGCGGGGCTCGGCGATCTCGTCGATCTGCGGCTCGGTGACGCCCGGGAGACGCTGCGTGAGCTGCCCGGTCCCGTCGACCTGCTGCTGCTCGACGGCTGGCTCGATCTGCGGCTGCCCATCCTGCAGGTCGTGGAACCACGGCTGCGTCCCGGCGCCCTGGTCGTCGTCGACGACGTCGACCTCGACATCGGCCGCGGAGTGTACGAGGAGTTCCGCGATTACATCAACGACCCGGCCAACGGGTACCTGTCCATCACGCTCCCGGTCCATCAGGGAGTCCAGCTGGCCCTCAAGCTCGGCTGA